A single window of Pseudomonadota bacterium DNA harbors:
- a CDS encoding ABC transporter permease: MSQFSVLINPITALGKWIIFIVQEMGRIAIFFFESFYLMFSRPFQIKKILQQTHFIGTKSVFVICLTGAFTGMVLGLQGYNTLSKFGSSGFLGAVVALSLIRELGPVLAAIMVTGRAGSAIAAEVGIMRISEEIDALDTMDINPLRFLVSPKLAAALISIPLLTALFDVIGIIGGYISGSLLLGVSGSAYFARIETSVVMADVTGGFIKSFVFAAIIVTVCCFQGYYTHTRKEGFGAKGVSLSTTSAVVISCVTILITDYVLTSILL; this comes from the coding sequence ATGTCGCAATTCTCTGTTTTAATAAATCCGATTACTGCTCTTGGAAAATGGATAATATTTATAGTCCAGGAAATGGGGCGAATAGCAATTTTCTTTTTCGAGAGTTTTTATTTGATGTTTTCCCGCCCTTTCCAAATAAAAAAGATTCTTCAACAAACACATTTTATCGGAACAAAATCCGTATTTGTAATATGTCTTACAGGGGCTTTTACAGGCATGGTTCTTGGCCTGCAAGGTTATAATACACTATCAAAATTCGGCTCATCAGGATTTTTAGGCGCAGTTGTTGCCCTTTCACTTATCAGGGAGCTTGGCCCGGTACTCGCAGCCATTATGGTTACAGGAAGAGCAGGCTCTGCGATAGCTGCAGAAGTCGGGATAATGCGTATATCGGAAGAAATTGATGCTCTTGATACAATGGATATAAATCCCCTGCGGTTTCTAGTAAGTCCCAAGCTGGCTGCCGCGCTGATAAGCATACCGCTTCTTACCGCCCTTTTTGATGTTATAGGTATTATCGGCGGATATATTTCGGGTTCTCTTCTGCTCGGTGTAAGCGGCAGTGCATACTTTGCACGCATCGAAACCAGTGTTGTGATGGCGGATGTAACCGGAGGTTTTATCAAATCATTTGTTTTTGCGGCTATTATTGTAACAGTATGCTGTTTTCAGGGTTATTATACACATACCAGAAAAGAAGGTTTTGGCGCAAAAGGCGTCAGCCTTTCTACTACTTCAGCTGTTGTAATTTCATGTGTCACTATTCTTATAACTGATTATGTATTAACATCAATACTGCTGTAG
- a CDS encoding SPASM domain-containing protein: MAESCSRIFDSLIYFDEYTGEDRANSLYALEIYLGDPVDFGFSTAFINPASLPDEKLSEEDICDVINQAKSLGLKVIIFSGKEAASFRKMQNILSFAKELGIDTDILNEEYFCNANSKKNDPALCMRHRYSVVVTSYGYVLPCPGLKIPLGNIRYQKLSDIIKDSEILCDLKDYKNKIKGPCRICEKAKICYGCRGRSYLITGDYLAADSLCEKNEKKKNNIICLPIKLDGIIPQMPPMRIIDSIDKLAERSAECSALIKEGMPFMEKDGSIDNVAYFEMMAQSIAALNGFRNMEATDSAPEGYLLGGKKLIINSKAKVGDRLSIYVFKYAKFGGFGIVKGIIKRDNEVLAFGEIKIWHNTDQE; the protein is encoded by the coding sequence ATGGCTGAATCATGCAGCCGGATATTTGACTCGCTTATTTATTTTGATGAGTATACAGGTGAAGACAGAGCAAACAGTCTTTATGCCCTTGAAATATATTTGGGAGATCCGGTTGATTTCGGGTTTTCTACAGCCTTTATTAATCCTGCTTCATTGCCTGATGAAAAACTTTCGGAAGAAGATATTTGCGATGTAATCAATCAGGCAAAATCTCTTGGTTTGAAAGTAATTATTTTTTCGGGTAAAGAAGCTGCAAGCTTTCGAAAAATGCAAAATATTTTATCTTTTGCAAAAGAGCTTGGTATTGATACCGATATCTTAAACGAAGAATATTTTTGTAATGCGAATTCCAAAAAAAATGACCCTGCTTTATGCATGCGCCACAGGTATTCTGTTGTTGTGACATCTTACGGTTATGTTTTGCCTTGTCCGGGGCTTAAAATACCTTTGGGAAATATCCGTTATCAGAAGCTAAGCGATATAATAAAAGACAGTGAAATATTATGCGATTTAAAAGACTACAAAAATAAAATAAAAGGGCCATGTCGCATATGCGAAAAAGCCAAAATTTGTTATGGATGCCGGGGCAGATCGTATCTTATTACAGGAGATTATCTTGCAGCAGATTCTTTGTGTGAAAAAAATGAAAAGAAAAAAAATAATATTATTTGTCTTCCGATTAAACTTGACGGAATAATACCTCAAATGCCTCCTATGCGAATTATTGACTCCATTGACAAATTGGCTGAACGCAGCGCCGAGTGTAGCGCATTAATAAAAGAGGGGATGCCTTTTATGGAAAAAGACGGCAGTATAGATAATGTCGCTTACTTTGAAATGATGGCACAATCTATTGCCGCACTTAATGGTTTCAGAAATATGGAAGCAACTGATTCTGCTCCGGAAGGTTATCTTCTGGGAGGAAAAAAGCTTATTATAAACTCTAAAGCAAAGGTTGGAGATAGACTTTCTATCTATGTTTTTAAGTATGCCAAGTTTGGTGGTTTCGGTATAGTAAAAGGGATTATTAAAAGAGATAACGAAGTACTTGCTTTTGGAGAGATTAAGATCTGGCATAATACGGATCAGGAATAA
- a CDS encoding beta-ketoacyl-[acyl-carrier-protein] synthase family protein: MKRVVITGIGAVSPLGTDIPAMISGIEAGKSGVRYMDGWDQYIGLRSLVGAPAKLENEKAIPRSSRRSMGRMSIFSVQAAEQALLDAGIDRKLLSSGRLGCIIGSTMGSAESINDTFEIMIPDKDLTKLSSMKFFQCISHTAAMNTAQHLGITGYVLATSAACASALQAIGAAYDLIRLGKQDAVLCGGAEDLHPTVTGSFDILFATSAGYNNEPHKTPRPFDAKRDGLVCGEGSGILLVEEYEHALKRNAKIYAEIIGYHTCGSGVHISKSNKGSMVACFKQTLKEAKIKAGEVDYINAHATATLNGDKEEAEAIKEVFGDQIPVSSLKGYMGHTLGASGSIELIATLIMMEKGCIYPTLNLESVSPECDGIFHVTEKLTRKIDVIVKNCFAFGGINASIICRKLK, translated from the coding sequence TTGAAAAGGGTTGTTATTACCGGCATAGGAGCTGTTTCTCCATTAGGCACTGATATACCTGCCATGATCAGCGGCATAGAGGCCGGAAAAAGCGGCGTTCGTTACATGGATGGTTGGGATCAATATATAGGTTTGAGAAGTCTTGTGGGGGCACCTGCTAAGCTTGAAAATGAAAAGGCTATCCCACGTTCAAGCAGAAGATCAATGGGAAGAATGAGCATATTTTCGGTTCAGGCTGCCGAACAGGCTCTTTTGGATGCAGGTATAGACCGTAAACTGCTATCATCAGGCCGTCTGGGATGCATAATTGGGTCTACCATGGGAAGTGCTGAAAGTATTAATGATACTTTTGAAATCATGATTCCCGATAAAGATCTTACAAAACTTTCTTCAATGAAGTTTTTTCAGTGTATCTCCCATACAGCTGCAATGAATACAGCCCAGCATCTGGGTATTACAGGCTATGTTCTTGCAACATCGGCGGCATGTGCTTCGGCTCTTCAGGCTATAGGTGCTGCTTACGATCTTATAAGACTTGGAAAGCAGGATGCAGTATTATGCGGTGGAGCAGAAGATCTTCACCCGACCGTTACCGGTTCTTTCGATATCCTTTTTGCTACATCAGCCGGATACAATAATGAGCCCCATAAAACGCCCCGTCCTTTTGATGCAAAAAGAGATGGTCTTGTTTGCGGAGAAGGAAGCGGTATTCTTCTTGTTGAAGAATATGAGCACGCATTAAAAAGAAATGCCAAAATTTATGCTGAAATTATCGGCTATCATACATGCGGAAGCGGAGTACACATAAGTAAATCCAATAAGGGTTCAATGGTGGCCTGTTTTAAGCAAACACTAAAAGAAGCTAAAATTAAAGCCGGTGAAGTCGATTATATAAACGCCCATGCAACAGCTACTCTAAATGGAGACAAGGAAGAGGCTGAAGCCATAAAAGAAGTATTTGGAGATCAGATTCCCGTAAGCAGCCTTAAGGGATATATGGGACATACTCTGGGAGCATCCGGCTCAATTGAGTTAATAGCAACACTTATTATGATGGAAAAAGGATGTATATATCCCACATTAAATCTTGAATCAGTTAGCCCTGAATGTGATGGTATTTTCCATGTAACTGAAAAATTAACAAGAAAGATTGATGTAATAGTTAAAAATTGTTTTGCTTTCGGAGGAATCAATGCTTCAATAATATGTAGAAAATTGAAGTAA
- a CDS encoding NAD(P)-binding protein — protein sequence MKKYDDIVVGSGISGMTLALLLGMNGHRVLLLEKSKNIGGSMARFYKQGIPLDTGFHFTGGFYKNGILADMLAVLGISDQIQPVFITKEDGIRVIFEEDNSVYDFPFGYDEKKAKIIEYFPEEKKAVEQYFDMVADVCKKTVSLDLRNISLSHHWIDEDYISLEDVLNKLTENNRLKGLLSKYCMCYGVKPSEISFANHSRVSFGLYESVARVKDGGDAFIRAFKKSFADYDIEICTGSFIEECADVNNNIVGKFILNTGEEIVADRCIFTIHPKAILDVLPKECLSKAFINRVAAFESSAGFFALFGVVQNYIPTDRDSEPTILSVFSTTDMNRIIDPLYSGNPALVILKNQETVNGKKHMVISALELSFPEHVKDWIDSEPGKRSEVYRRYKKERIENIQKRIFMAYPEYKDSFMILDAASILTFKDYLNSPDGSAYGIKQKIGQFNLFGKLPVRNVYAAGQSAVLPGIVGAMLSSFIIGRSVVGKDLYIDFIKKRLGS from the coding sequence ATGAAGAAATATGACGATATTGTTGTAGGAAGCGGAATAAGCGGGATGACCCTTGCGCTTTTGCTTGGGATGAACGGTCATCGCGTACTGCTTCTTGAAAAAAGCAAAAATATCGGCGGTTCAATGGCCAGATTTTATAAACAGGGAATACCGCTTGATACCGGCTTTCACTTTACCGGTGGGTTTTATAAAAACGGAATTCTGGCTGATATGCTTGCTGTTCTTGGAATAAGCGATCAGATTCAGCCTGTCTTTATTACGAAAGAAGATGGAATCAGGGTAATATTTGAAGAAGATAACTCGGTTTACGATTTTCCCTTTGGTTATGACGAGAAGAAAGCAAAGATAATAGAATACTTTCCGGAGGAAAAAAAGGCTGTTGAACAATATTTCGATATGGTTGCAGATGTCTGCAAAAAAACAGTGTCGCTTGACTTGCGAAATATTTCACTTTCCCATCACTGGATTGATGAAGATTATATCAGCCTGGAGGATGTATTAAATAAGTTAACGGAAAATAACAGGCTCAAAGGACTGCTTTCAAAATACTGTATGTGCTATGGAGTAAAACCTTCGGAAATATCTTTTGCAAATCACAGCAGGGTAAGTTTCGGGCTTTATGAATCTGTTGCAAGGGTAAAAGACGGGGGGGATGCTTTTATCAGGGCTTTTAAGAAAAGTTTTGCAGATTATGATATAGAAATATGTACCGGAAGTTTTATTGAAGAATGTGCAGATGTAAATAACAATATTGTTGGAAAATTTATCTTAAATACAGGGGAAGAGATTGTTGCCGACAGATGTATTTTTACAATACATCCGAAAGCAATATTAGATGTTCTTCCAAAAGAGTGTCTTTCTAAAGCATTTATAAATAGGGTGGCTGCCTTTGAATCGTCAGCCGGCTTTTTTGCTTTGTTTGGAGTAGTACAAAATTACATTCCCACAGACAGAGACTCTGAGCCTACCATTCTATCGGTTTTTTCAACCACTGATATGAATCGGATTATAGATCCCTTATATTCCGGTAATCCGGCTCTTGTTATATTGAAGAATCAGGAAACAGTGAACGGGAAAAAGCATATGGTTATTTCTGCTCTTGAGCTTTCTTTTCCGGAACATGTCAAAGATTGGATAGATTCCGAACCGGGAAAGCGCTCTGAAGTATATCGGAGATACAAAAAAGAGCGCATAGAAAACATACAAAAAAGAATATTTATGGCTTACCCCGAATATAAAGATTCTTTTATGATATTGGATGCGGCATCAATACTGACCTTTAAAGATTATCTTAATTCGCCCGATGGTTCTGCATATGGAATAAAACAGAAAATCGGGCAGTTTAATCTTTTCGGAAAGCTTCCTGTACGAAATGTTTATGCAGCCGGACAAAGTGCGGTGCTTCCGGGAATTGTAGGCGCTATGCTTTCGTCATTTATAATAGGACGCAGCGTTGTCGGAAAAGATTTATATATTGATTTTATTAAAAAAAGGCTTGGAAGTTGA
- a CDS encoding ABC transporter ATP-binding protein, which yields MKDPFIQFKNVYKSFGENHVLTGADLSIYKGEITTIIGKSGGGKSVLLKHIIGLLEQDSGAILFEGRPLSDMKKAEKKALKRKCSYMFQGTALFDSLTIYENIALPLKETTRLSDSEINIRVKDKMDQLDLNDIDEKYPSQLSGGMKKRVALARALVTDPETVLFDEPTTGLDPIRKKSVHEMISDYQKKFGFTGVVVSHDIPDIFHISQRVAMLNEGRILFEGNPEKLAQSSDPAVKEFIQGLYTGNDNGCIQKKQ from the coding sequence ATGAAAGATCCTTTTATTCAATTCAAGAACGTTTATAAGAGCTTTGGTGAAAACCATGTTTTAACGGGTGCCGATCTTAGTATTTATAAAGGTGAAATCACAACCATTATAGGTAAAAGCGGAGGTGGAAAAAGCGTGCTTTTAAAACATATAATAGGACTTCTTGAGCAGGATTCGGGGGCCATACTGTTTGAGGGTCGCCCTCTCTCGGATATGAAAAAAGCCGAAAAAAAAGCCTTAAAAAGAAAATGCAGCTATATGTTTCAGGGAACAGCTCTTTTTGACTCTTTAACCATATATGAAAATATAGCCCTTCCGCTTAAAGAAACAACCCGTTTATCCGATTCCGAAATAAACATTCGGGTAAAAGATAAAATGGATCAGCTGGATCTTAACGATATAGATGAAAAGTATCCTTCACAGCTATCAGGAGGAATGAAAAAAAGAGTAGCTCTTGCAAGAGCGCTTGTCACCGATCCGGAAACCGTTTTATTCGATGAGCCAACTACCGGGCTTGATCCTATCCGTAAAAAGTCGGTGCATGAAATGATATCGGATTATCAAAAGAAATTCGGGTTTACCGGAGTTGTTGTAAGTCATGACATACCTGATATTTTTCATATTTCACAACGGGTCGCTATGTTAAATGAAGGTCGGATACTTTTTGAGGGAAACCCTGAAAAACTTGCTCAGTCCTCTGACCCTGCGGTTAAGGAATTTATCCAGGGACTTTATACCGGAAATGATAATGGATGCATCCAAAAGAAACAATAA
- a CDS encoding ABC transporter substrate-binding protein, with protein MKKIIVFLLIMVFTFVTVSFSSGLSPLDSLQGPIDEGLSLLKDPKYKDESQKKAQREKMWEIIRKAFDFTELGGRALAVNYKIFSPRQRKEFTEVFAEVLGNAYLDKIQAGYSNEKVVYINQEFVSDNKAVVKTKIIQENKEIAVDYSMKLKNNEWKAYDIKIEGVSLVQNYRSQFNEILSKETPDELIKRLNKKLKDQEKS; from the coding sequence GTGAAAAAAATAATAGTATTTTTATTAATAATGGTTTTTACTTTTGTTACAGTTTCGTTTTCTTCCGGCTTAAGCCCGTTAGATTCGCTTCAAGGTCCTATCGATGAAGGATTAAGCCTTTTAAAAGATCCAAAATACAAAGATGAATCTCAAAAAAAAGCCCAGCGTGAAAAGATGTGGGAAATAATACGCAAAGCCTTTGACTTTACAGAACTTGGGGGTCGGGCACTTGCAGTAAACTATAAAATATTTTCTCCCCGGCAAAGAAAAGAATTCACCGAAGTTTTTGCAGAAGTCCTTGGCAATGCATATCTCGATAAGATTCAGGCAGGATACAGCAATGAAAAAGTAGTATATATTAATCAGGAGTTTGTTTCAGATAACAAGGCGGTTGTGAAAACAAAAATAATACAGGAAAATAAAGAAATCGCTGTTGACTACAGCATGAAGCTTAAAAATAATGAATGGAAAGCATATGATATCAAAATCGAGGGTGTAAGCCTGGTTCAAAATTACAGGTCTCAGTTCAATGAAATTTTGTCAAAGGAAACCCCTGATGAACTTATAAAACGGCTCAATAAAAAGCTTAAAGACCAGGAAAAGAGTTAA
- a CDS encoding acyl carrier protein: protein MTEQEIIRLTNQVFEESFEIEKELLKPEVNIFQDLGLDSLDVVDLVVALQEKFGVKIRNDERIQTIRTLQDIYDFIFTLKAEY from the coding sequence ATGACGGAACAAGAGATAATTAGACTGACAAATCAGGTTTTTGAAGAATCGTTTGAAATAGAAAAAGAACTATTAAAACCAGAAGTGAATATATTTCAGGATCTGGGGTTAGACAGTCTGGATGTGGTGGATCTTGTTGTGGCTTTACAGGAGAAATTCGGCGTAAAAATACGAAACGACGAGAGGATACAGACCATAAGAACGCTTCAGGATATATATGATTTCATATTTACATTAAAAGCAGAATATTGA
- a CDS encoding Crp/Fnr family transcriptional regulator encodes MQHTNILKNIPIFSCLDEDELFELTRVANKKVFPRNSLLINEGDKTDSLYIIISGKVKAVITDENGKEVILSIFGPGEYFGELAFIDGEDRSASIITREPTEVLIISREGIRDILASNPNLAFNLLIGVVTRLREANKQIESLALMDVYGRVARLLVHLAKPIGKKLCIEEKLTHQEIANMTGSSREMVSRIFKDLVYGGYIIVKNKQITLNKQLPYSW; translated from the coding sequence GTGCAACACACAAACATATTAAAAAATATACCGATTTTTTCCTGCCTTGATGAGGATGAACTTTTTGAACTTACAAGAGTAGCAAACAAAAAGGTATTTCCTAGAAATTCTCTTTTGATTAATGAAGGTGACAAAACCGATTCTCTTTATATTATTATAAGCGGCAAAGTTAAAGCAGTTATTACAGATGAAAACGGTAAAGAGGTTATACTTTCGATTTTCGGCCCCGGAGAATATTTTGGTGAGCTGGCATTCATAGATGGTGAGGATAGATCAGCCAGCATAATTACCAGGGAACCCACAGAAGTTTTGATCATATCAAGAGAAGGCATCAGAGATATTTTAGCTTCAAATCCAAATCTTGCATTTAATTTACTTATCGGGGTTGTAACAAGGCTTCGCGAAGCTAATAAACAAATAGAAAGCCTTGCTCTTATGGATGTATACGGCCGAGTGGCAAGACTTCTTGTCCATCTTGCCAAACCTATTGGCAAAAAACTATGTATCGAAGAAAAACTTACTCACCAGGAAATTGCAAATATGACCGGCTCTTCAAGAGAAATGGTCAGCCGTATTTTTAAAGATCTTGTATATGGTGGATATATAATCGTAAAAAACAAGCAGATTACTTTAAATAAACAGCTTCCGTATTCCTGGTAA
- the mlaD gene encoding outer membrane lipid asymmetry maintenance protein MlaD — translation MKKKSIETSVGIFFLLGLICVGYLTIKLGKIELLSDNNYPVYAKFNSVSGLKKGSQVEMAGVKIGTIDSISLSKKDARALVKIKIANGIVLTDDVIASIKTSGLIGDKYIKISPGGSDIVLKSGDTITETESAVDIEELISKYVFGGV, via the coding sequence GTGAAGAAAAAATCAATAGAAACATCGGTTGGAATATTTTTTTTACTCGGACTCATTTGTGTGGGTTATCTTACAATTAAGCTTGGAAAAATAGAGTTGCTAAGTGACAATAATTACCCGGTCTACGCTAAATTCAACTCCGTTTCAGGACTTAAGAAAGGCTCCCAGGTTGAGATGGCAGGCGTCAAAATCGGCACCATTGATTCCATTTCTCTGAGTAAAAAAGATGCCAGAGCACTTGTTAAAATTAAAATAGCTAATGGAATTGTTTTAACAGATGATGTTATTGCTTCGATTAAAACATCCGGATTAATTGGAGACAAATATATAAAAATCTCTCCAGGTGGTTCCGATATAGTGCTTAAATCAGGCGATACTATTACCGAAACAGAGTCAGCCGTTGATATTGAAGAGCTGATAAGCAAGTATGTTTTTGGCGGCGTTTAA
- a CDS encoding 1-acyl-sn-glycerol-3-phosphate acyltransferase, translating into MKKFRRAVAWYGIGVCKVLPFPFVRIIFKDVDASNNPGPFIFICNHRSASDPFLMAYLPYKEVIQVVNIWPFKIPILGFMAKSAGYLSVREMPFEDFEKKTIELLNEGVSIAAFPEGTRSKDGSVGQFHSSMFRVALKSGYPIVPVCITGNENIPARGTLLLRPGAIKIHKLKPITDDEYKNYSPFKLKNRVRQIMIDEIEIMEGKKDG; encoded by the coding sequence ATGAAAAAATTTCGCAGAGCTGTTGCCTGGTATGGTATTGGAGTATGCAAGGTTCTTCCATTTCCTTTTGTGCGAATAATTTTTAAGGATGTTGATGCATCAAACAATCCGGGGCCGTTTATTTTTATCTGTAATCACAGATCAGCCTCAGATCCCTTTCTGATGGCTTATCTTCCATATAAAGAAGTTATACAGGTAGTAAACATCTGGCCTTTTAAAATCCCGATACTTGGCTTTATGGCAAAAAGTGCCGGTTATTTGAGTGTAAGAGAAATGCCGTTTGAAGATTTTGAGAAAAAAACTATTGAGCTTTTAAACGAAGGTGTATCCATTGCTGCTTTTCCTGAAGGGACCCGCTCTAAAGATGGTTCGGTTGGGCAGTTTCACAGTTCAATGTTCAGAGTGGCGCTTAAATCAGGATATCCGATTGTGCCAGTATGCATTACAGGAAATGAAAATATTCCGGCAAGAGGAACACTTCTTCTAAGACCCGGGGCCATAAAAATACATAAGCTTAAACCCATAACTGATGATGAATATAAAAATTACAGCCCTTTTAAATTAAAAAACAGAGTACGTCAGATAATGATAGATGAGATTGAAATAATGGAAGGTAAAAAAGATGGCTGA
- a CDS encoding outer membrane lipoprotein carrier protein LolA: protein MFKMIRILTLLMLVILFAASGVAEQTNSSADNKAGLDEVLQRLETKMAKIKTLKTAFIQEKELAVFNSKVVLKGMIYIEKPYRLAWRVNEPLKYIMIMSENTISQWDEDTKKVQKISLSKNPAFEAVIGQMRGWFSGAYTQLVKDYDVILVCDKPVSLKFVPKTETFAGNVIKSVTVDFRKDEQYIQKIFIEEKSGDTTSLMFVDTNVNIEIEPAAWRLIPIAG from the coding sequence ATGTTTAAAATGATACGAATACTTACTCTTTTAATGCTGGTGATTTTATTTGCAGCATCAGGGGTGGCAGAGCAAACAAATTCTTCGGCTGATAACAAAGCCGGTTTAGATGAGGTATTGCAAAGGCTTGAAACAAAGATGGCAAAGATAAAAACCTTAAAAACCGCTTTTATTCAGGAAAAAGAGCTGGCTGTTTTTAATAGTAAAGTTGTATTAAAAGGAATGATTTATATCGAAAAGCCGTATCGGCTGGCATGGCGTGTAAATGAGCCTTTGAAATATATTATGATTATGTCCGAAAATACTATCAGCCAGTGGGATGAAGATACAAAAAAGGTTCAAAAGATTTCTCTGTCAAAAAATCCGGCATTTGAAGCAGTTATCGGTCAGATGCGGGGATGGTTTTCAGGCGCTTACACACAGCTGGTAAAAGATTATGATGTTATCCTTGTTTGCGATAAACCCGTATCACTAAAGTTTGTTCCAAAGACTGAAACCTTTGCAGGCAATGTTATTAAAAGCGTAACAGTTGATTTCAGAAAAGACGAACAATACATCCAGAAAATTTTTATTGAGGAAAAAAGCGGTGATACAACCTCACTCATGTTTGTTGACACAAATGTAAATATTGAAATTGAACCTGCCGCATGGAGGCTTATTCCCATTGCCGGATGA
- a CDS encoding acyl-CoA thioesterase, which produces MKKNKDRTLLRRRKNGYFERVKGVPDPVSASITRRVGFSEADVMGISWHGRYPGFFEEASAVLGRKCNLTYKDFYDSNLRAPIIQLHIDYYLSLMLDEEFSVTASLIWNEGARLNTEFTITKKDESIAATGYTIQMFTDALSGEVIIASPELLERCRKRWLAGEIK; this is translated from the coding sequence ATGAAAAAAAATAAAGATCGCACATTATTGCGCAGAAGAAAAAACGGTTATTTCGAACGTGTTAAAGGTGTTCCCGATCCTGTTTCTGCAAGTATAACAAGACGTGTCGGATTCAGCGAAGCCGATGTTATGGGAATTTCATGGCATGGAAGATATCCCGGGTTTTTTGAAGAAGCATCTGCCGTGCTTGGAAGAAAATGTAATCTTACTTATAAAGATTTTTATGATTCCAATTTAAGGGCTCCGATAATACAGCTTCATATAGATTATTATCTTTCGCTGATGTTAGATGAAGAATTTAGTGTTACTGCTTCTCTTATCTGGAATGAAGGTGCAAGACTTAATACCGAATTTACAATTACAAAAAAAGATGAAAGTATTGCCGCAACAGGTTATACTATACAGATGTTTACAGATGCTTTAAGCGGTGAAGTTATTATAGCATCCCCCGAACTTCTTGAAAGATGCCGCAAAAGATGGTTGGCAGGAGAGATTAAATGA
- the fabG gene encoding 3-oxoacyl-ACP reductase FabG: MKENNGKTALVIGGSRGIGRAIALRLAQSGFDIWLTYQSNHEAANKVKSEIETIGKKCENIAFDISDHDATKAALEKKSDEHPPHVVVFNSGISRDNLMVWMTKEEWDSVLSVNLDGFYNVIKTVLFPMLREKRGRIIVVSSTSGQIGQAGQVNYSASKAGLIGAVKALAREIGKRNIFVNAVAPGLILTDMVESLDKSKLLPLIPLNRFGKPEDVASVVNFLCTEENMYIHGQVIGINGGLAI, from the coding sequence ATGAAAGAAAATAATGGTAAAACAGCTCTTGTCATAGGTGGAAGCAGGGGAATTGGACGTGCAATTGCTCTTCGTCTTGCGCAATCCGGGTTTGATATCTGGTTAACATATCAAAGCAATCATGAGGCGGCAAATAAGGTAAAATCCGAGATAGAAACTATAGGTAAAAAATGCGAAAATATTGCATTTGATATTTCCGACCATGATGCCACAAAAGCCGCTCTTGAAAAAAAGTCGGATGAACATCCCCCACATGTAGTTGTGTTCAATTCGGGAATATCAAGAGATAATCTGATGGTCTGGATGACAAAAGAAGAATGGGATTCCGTACTTTCAGTAAATCTTGATGGATTTTATAATGTGATAAAAACAGTGCTTTTTCCAATGCTGAGGGAAAAAAGAGGGCGTATTATAGTTGTTTCATCAACTTCAGGACAAATCGGACAGGCAGGCCAGGTAAATTACTCGGCTTCAAAAGCGGGTTTAATAGGAGCTGTTAAAGCGCTTGCAAGGGAAATAGGGAAAAGAAATATTTTTGTCAATGCTGTGGCCCCAGGACTTATTTTAACTGATATGGTTGAATCTTTGGATAAAAGTAAATTGCTTCCACTTATTCCGCTTAACAGATTCGGAAAACCGGAAGATGTTGCATCTGTGGTTAATTTTTTATGCACCGAAGAAAATATGTATATTCACGGTCAGGTTATAGGTATTAATGGTGGCCTTGCAATATAA